GTATTATGGAACTCATGAAAAGCGGGGTCATAGACAATTCCCTGAAGGAGTTGAACCGTGATAAGACGATTGCGGCCTTCTGCATGGGAAAGCGGGAGACCTATGAGTTCATCCATGACAATCCGAGCATTGAGTTCAGGCCGGTAAGCTATACGAACAACCCACTCACCATTGCGAGAAACCGACGTGTAACGGCGATCAACAGTGCCCTTGAAATAGATCTTACCGGACAGGCAACGGCTGAGTCTCTCGGCAAGTATTTTTTCAGCGGGATCGGCGGACAGGCCGATTTTATGCGGGGAGCGATCCTCTCCGAAGGAGGCAAGACAATCCTTGCCATCCAGTCTACGGCGGAACACGATGCGATTTCGAGGATCGTGCCGTTTCTGACGGAAGGAGCTGGGGTTACCCTGACCCGTGGTGATCTGCATTATGTAGTGACCGAATACGGCATTGCCTATCTCCATGGCAAGAACATCAGGGAACGTGCCATGGACCTCATCGCCATTGCGCATCCGAAATTCAGAAGCTGGCTGATCGACGAGGCGAAGAAGCTTCATCTTATTTATGAGGACCAGGCCTTTATTCCGGGTGAGGCAGGGGTATATCCTGCCGAGTTTGAGGCGCACCGGACCACGAAGGCCGGTCTCGTATTGCTGATGCGGCCCGTGCGCATGACCGATGAACAGCTGCTGAAGGACTTTTTCTATGATCTGTCATCCGACTGCATGTACCACCGTTTTATTTCGACGCGGAATTCGATGCCCCATGAACAGCTCCAGAAATTTGTCGTGATCGACTACACGCGGGAGATGGTCATTCTTGCCATACGGGAAAGCGAAGGCAGGGAGTCGATCGTCGGCATGGCCCAGTATTATATCGACGAGAAGACGCATACCGCAGAGGTCGCCTTTGTTGTGCGCGACGACCACCAGAGCAAGGGCATCGGTTCAGAGCTTCTTGGCTATATCACGCTTCTGGCAAAGCGCAATGGTCTTCACGGCTTTACGGCAGAGGTGTTGATGGACAATAGGCCGATGCTCCAGCTTTTTCAGAAGATGGGTTTTATCGTTGAACAGCGGGCCGAAGCAGGGGTCTATGAGCTGAAGATGTCCTTCAGGGAAGGGTGAGCGGTAAGACGGCGGTTACCGCTTGTTCAGTCCCCAGATATTGTCTGCATATTCCATTACGGCGCGGTCGCTCGAAAATTTCCCCATATTGGCGGTATTGAGGATAGACCTGCGCGACCAGTCCTCGGCGTTGCGGTACGCAGCACCGGCCGCGTCCTGCGCCTGAACATATGAGCGGTAATCGGCTAGGATCAGGTAACGGTCTCCGCCATGAAGCAGGGCATTGAAAATCGGCATATAAAGGTCCTTCTTTTCAGACGAAAAGAAGCCCCAGCCGATCATGTCCAAAGCTTTTCTGAGGTCTGCATCGTTATGGTAGTAGTCCCACGGATTGTATCCGTTTACCCGCATGCTGCTTACTTCGTCGATCTTCATTCCGAAGATGAACATGTTTTCCTGTCCCACCTCTTCCATGATCTCGATATTCGCACCGTCAAGCGTGCCGATGGTAAGGGCGCCGTTGAGCGCCAGTTTCATGTTGCTTGTCCCTGAGGCCTCCATGCCGGCTGTGGATATCTGCTCCGACAGGTCAGCCGCCGGTATCACCTTCTCGGCCTGCGATATGCAGTAGTTTGGCAGAAAGACTACTTTCAGTTTTCTGCTGACCTCTGCATCACTGTTGACAGTCCTTGCGATATCATTGACCAGTTTGATGATCAGCTTGGCAAAGAAATAGCCTGGTGCGGCCTTGCCGGAGAAAATTACGGTCCTTGGCACCATGTCTGTCTGCGGATCATGTTTGAGGCGATTGTAAAGCGTAATGACATGAAGGATGTTCAGGAGCTGCCGTTTATACTCGTGAATACGCTTTATCTGCATATCATAGAGTGATTCTTCATCCACAACAATACCGGTCTTGCGAAGGATATACTGGCCAAGCAGCGCCTTGTTGGACCTCTTCACCTCCCGCCAGGCAGCGCGGAACAAGGGGTCTTCCGCAAGAGGGATGAGCTTTTTCAGGTCATACAGGTCAGTGATCCAGCCATTACCGATCTGGGAAGTAATAAGTGCCGAAAGGCCAGGATTTGCCTGGAGCAGCCACCTGCGCTGCGTAATGCCGTTGGTTACATTCCTGATACGACCGGGAAAGAACTCATCAAAATCCCTGAACAGGGAAGTCTTCAGAATTCGCGTATGCAGCTCAGCAACGCCGTTTACGGAATGACTGCCGACGATTGCCAGGTGTGCCATGCGCACTTTCTTTTGCGGCCCTTCTTCAATCAGCGACATCCTTGCCAACCGGTCGAGGTCAGAGGGGTATCGCTGCTCGACTTCCTGCAGGAACCGGTGGTTGATTTCATAGATTATCTCCAGGTGGCGGGGCAGCAGCTTTCCGATCATCTCGACCGGCCACTTTTCGAGCGCCTCGGGCAGCACGGTATGGTTCGTATAGGCAAAGGTGCGGACGCAGATGTCCCAGGCCTCTTCCCAGCAGAGGCGCTCCTCGTCCAAAAGCAGACGCATCAGTTCGGCAATGCTTATGGCAGGATGGGTGTCATTGAGCTGGACCGCGATCATCTCTGGGAGTTTGCTGAAGGGGGTCTCGCGCTTCCTGAACCTCCTGAAAATGTCCTGAAACGTTGCTGCTACAAAAAAATACTGCTGCTTGAGTCTCAGCATCCTGCCCTGCTCCATCTCATCGCTTGGATAGAGCACCTTGGTAATATTTTCCCTCAGCATCTTGACTTCCATGGCCTTCATGTAATCGCCATGATTATAGAACTCCATATTGAACTCGAAACTCGAAATGGCCGCCCAAAGGCGCATATTATTGACGATGTCTGTCCCGTAGCCGGGGATGAGGATGTCGCAGGCCATGGCATCTACCGTGTCTGCATCTGCCCATTGGCAGCGCATATTTCCCGCCTCGTCAAGGTAGCGGTCAGACCGGCCGTAGAATTTAACTGTGTACAGAAAACCCCTGCGGTCAATCTCCCAGGGGTTTCCCTTCCTGAACCAGTTGTCGCAGAGTTCAACCTGCCAGCCGTTGACGATCTTCTGGAAAAAGATGCCGTAGTCGTACCTGATGCCGTAGCCATAGCTTGGAATGTTCAGGCTCGCAAGCGAATCCAGAAAACAGGATGCGAGTCTTCCAAGGCCGCCATTGCCGAGGCCGGGGTCATTCTCCTCGGTCTCGAGATCTGCAAGGGAAAAATCGGTGCCCTCGAGCGCCTCCCTGCATTCTTTTTCGAGGGACAGGTTCAGGATATAGTTTTTCAGAAACCGGCCCGGCAGAAACTCCATCGAAAGGTAATAGACCCTTTTCGCCCCGCTTTTATAATATGACCTCTGAGAATTCAGCCAGCGCTCAATAAGCCGGTCGCGCACGCAGTAGGCCAGTCCGTTATAAAACGTGTCTTTTCTCGGCGTGCGGTAGTCATTGCCCAGAATGGATACAATATGTCTTTGGATGTCATCTTTTAAGCTGCCACAGACAGCAACGTCTGTCGTCGTCTTCTCCGAAATATGTCCTTCCTTTTTCATGTCTGACCCCTCAAACAGATGGCAATAGACGTTCACCATGCGAATAGTTCAGCTGCATTATATCACCTTTTTGACAGTGGCGAACGCGCAGAAAAAGGGGGGGCATGAACTGAAGACTTCGTTCGGGGCAGGGTGAGTGCGTGACGTGGCGCTTCTGCGTCCTATTGCACCAAATTAGCGGCGGGCAGCTGCATGTCGGACGGATTTGTCTGCCGGCGAAATGGCAGCTTTATCCTGCAGGGGATATTTCTCGGGGTTATCGAGATTGTCGATCTCCAGATCAACATCGAGTTCAGGCCAGTATAAATGATAACCATGCAGCAGCTGAACGTCCTGAATGGCGTGCAAAGTTTGATCTCTAAAAAATGGGTAGTCCTTGTAGCTGAGAAAATATTCCTTTTCCTTTGCATAGAGTCAAATGCTAAATGACGTAATGTTTTCAACGCTTACTGAAATGCTTTTGCCATGCTTTAATGATTTCATTGATATAGTGCCAATGACACAATAGGCCCCAGCCAGAATTTTGCTTCCCCGGCTTCACAGGTCACATGGACATGAATACGGTCTTCCTCATTCGAGAGGAAGTAAAATCTGTAACCCTTTTCTCAAAAAATTGATGGGCTCATCTGCCTTGCATTCCCCCTATCCCGATTGGCATGAAAATAGGATAATATTAAGAATATCAATGCGGTTGCCAAACTGCACACAATGTGATAATCTGTCAGTGAATGAAGCTGATAAACTGGAATACCGAAAAAAGCCTTAATCTCAAAGCATCAAGGGGTATTTGCTTTGAGGATATCGTGTTTTATATTGAAAACGGCGACATTTTGGATGACTACCAACATCCGAATCAGAATAAATATCCGGAACAGAGAATTATGGTAATCGGAATTAATAATTATGCATATCTTGTTCCTTATGTTGAGGATGTGGAAGAACTATTCCTGAAAACTATTATTCCGAGCAGAAAGGCAACAGAAAGTTATTTCGGAGGTAAGAAATGAAGACAAAATTGTCTAAAGAAGAACAGGAAATATTGGATAGTTTTGAAAAAGGCGAGTGGATACCGGTAAAAAACCTGTCAAAGAGAAAAGCAGAACTGATGAAATTTGCAAAAAACACTCTAAAGAAAGACAAAAGATTAAACATAAGAATTTCTGAAAGAGATTTAAACGAACTGCAACGCAAGGCAGTAGCAGAAGGCTTGCCATATCAGACGTATGTTTCCAGCATCATTCATAAATTCCTGAGCGGCAAACTTATAGAAGCAAAGAACTGCTAACACCGCTTTCAACCAGACGCGGAACAAGCTCGGCGTGTTTTCAGTCGTGTTTGCCCGCGCTTGTTACGGCCAGCGTGTCTGCCGGACATGGCACAGAACTTACGAGGTGAAAGCCCCCGTGCCAGGTAGAAGCAGAGCCGAAGGCAAGGAGAAGGGCACCAACAGCAGGCGCCTTCAGGCACAGAAGGCATAAATGCTATAGTCTCCCGCTTTTTACGGTTTTCTGCAGATGAGCTGTGCAACTGCTTTCTTCGGGTTTTTCTTAATGCCTTCAAAGGAATGAATGATCTCCCAATCCTGAAACCATGACCGCAGTTCTCCCGGCTGAAGCAGATGATCAGGATTCTTCGGTTTTCCGAATTGGGCCTGCTCTAATGTAAAGGTCTCATACATAAGAAGACCGCCTTTCCTGATGGCTTTTCTGATAAAGGGGATGAGCGGCCGATGAAGATACCGAAAGACAAGCACTGCGCTGAAGATATCGTTTTCAAACGGATCGCTGTTTTCCCGTTCGAGATCGATATGCCTCAGTGTTACGGGAACGCCGAGCGATGCAGCTGTCTCTGCGGCCTGCTTCAGGGCCTCATCTGACCGGTCCGCAAGGACAACGGAAAAATCTCTCAAAGCGAGGACGAGGCCGTTATGGCCATCGCCGCAGGCAAGATCGAGCAGCGGAAGATCCTTCAGCCCACCAGTAAAAAGTGAGAGGTTATCCCTGAGCAGGGAGTCAGACTCAGGCGGTCCGAATGGGGCTACGGGCAGTGACATACAGGCAGAAGATCATTACCCGAAACTACACATTCCTGATGAGTGCATGCTCGTCGCACTCCGGGAATTTGGGACAGCGGATGCAGTCGCCCCAGATCTTCTGCGGCAGTTCTGCTTTGTCCGTATCCTTGAATCCTAATTTCTTAAAGAATTCTGGCTGGTATGTAAGGACAAAGACCCGTTTGACGCCGAGTTCTTTTGCCTCGATCAGGCAGTGTTCAACCATCTTTCTGCCGATGCCTTTTTTGTGAAACTCTTTTTTCACGGCGAGCGAGCGCACCTCGGCAAGATCATCCCAGAGCACATGAAGGGCGCTGACGCCTACGATGACCTTCTTATCCTCGGCAATCACAAAGTCCCTGAGGTTTTCATACAGTTCGTTGAGCGACCTCGGTATCATCTGCTCCTTGCGGGCGAATTCGTTTACGAGCTTCTGGATATCCCTGATATCGCTGATATGGGCCTTACGTATTTTCAATGCAGTCCATCCCCTTTCTGACAAGCCCTCGGTTTGCCGAAAAAGCAGCCGCTTTTTTCGGGTCGGCATTGTCCTCAAATATGCTGAATATGGTTTTTTGTCTGAGCAATGCAGTTTTTGCGATAAAGGCGCCGAGCATTACCATGTTGGCCGACTTCTGATTGTCCTGATCGCCTGCAATCCGGGTTGAAGGCACCGCGACGGCAATGACGTCCTTCCTTGCTATCTTGCCCGGGATAAGCGAAGAGTCATAGAAAAGCAGGCCGTCTTTTCTGAGGCCCGGCAGGAAGCGTTCAAGTGATGCCCTGTTCATCACGATGAGGATATCCGGCGTCGTGACCACAGGAGACCCGATCATTTCGTCAGCGATGATCACGGTGCAGTTTGCTGTGCCACCGCGCATTTCAGCGCCGTATGAGGGGAACCAGGTGACGTCCCTGCCTTCGAGCATGGCTGCCGACATGAGCATCCTGCCGAGAAAAAGTATGCCCTGTCCGCCGGAGCCTGCGATGATTATCTTCTTCTCCAAATCAGTTGCTTCCCGGGTATTTATCTTTAACCAGCCCCAGTGGGTAGGTCTGCGAGAGGGTCGTCCTGACCCATTCTGCTGCTGCCCGTGGGCTCATGCCCCAGTCAGTAGGGCAGGGTGACAGGATCTCGATCAGACTGAAGCCCTTGCCTTCGATCTGGTATCTGAAGGCCTTTTCTATGGCCTTTCTTGCGGTAACCAGGTTCTTATACGAATCAACCGCAACCCGCTGGATGTATGCGACGCCTTCAAGGGTCGAGAGGAGTTCGGAGACTTTCAGCGGATAGCCCGTGCTCTTCAGGTCCCTGCCCGTGGGCGTGGTGGTTGTTCTCTGGCCGGTGATCGTTGTCGGCGCCATCTGTCCACCGGTCATGCCATAGGTCGCGTTATTAATGAAGAAGACCGAGAAATTCTCGCCCCTGTTGGCCGCATGGATGATTTCAGCGGTGCCGATTGCCGCAAGGTCTCCGTCTCCCTGATAGGCGAAGATGATCCTGTCAGGCATGATCCTTTTGAGCGCTGTGGCCGCGGCCGGGGGTCTGCCATGCGCTGCTTCGAGTATGTCGAAATTGAAGTAATCGTATGCAAAAACAGCGCAGCCCACAGGCGCTATGCCGATGACCTTCTCCCGGATGCCGAGCGCATCGATACATTCTGCAATAAGCCTGTGCACGAGGCTGTGGCCGCAGCCGGGACAGTACCGGAATGCATCCGGTTTCAGACTCCTGGGTCGCTCAAATACTTTTTTCACGCACGTTTCCCTGGTAACAGACTATGGTATTTCTGCCCGCAGTTTTTGCTGCGTACATGGCGCTGTCTGCAGCATTGAGCAGGTCCTTTGCCGTGGATGCATTCTGCGGAAACGAGGCGACGCCGCCGCTTACCGTTATATTCACTGTCTCCGTGGCATTGATTTTTATCTCTGTCTCCCGCACTGACTGTAATATTCTTCCGGCAAGGGTGATCGCTTCATCTTCTGCCGTGTTCGGCAGTATGATAACAAACTCCTCGCCTCCATACCTTACCACAACGTCCGTTTCTCTCGAAACCGACTTGAAGATCCTGGCAAGTTCCTGAAGCACCTCGTCTCCTGCCTGGTGACCGTAGGTGTCGTTCAGGCGCTTGAAGTTATCAATGTCAAAAAGCATGAGCGAAAACGAACTGCCGTACCGTTTCGTCCTCGATATTTCAAGATCGAGATAGCGGTAAAAATATCTGCTGTTAAAGAGCCCGGTGAGGCCGTCGGTTATCGAGAGCCGTTTTGTTTCCTGGAAGAGCTTGATCTTGTCGATGATATGGGATACGTGGTTGCCGACCAGTGAGAGGAGTGCCGCAAAATCAAAATCCATCTCCCTGTTCACCCTGCTGGCCAGAAAGAGCAGGCCTATTGCCTTTTGGCTGGATAGAAGCGGTATGGCAACAATAAAGACAAAGCCTTCCTCTCGCAGCACCGGGACCCTCGAGATGGCCGTACGCTCAACAATATACATCGGCTCCTGTATCCTGAGGGCATCGTGGCAGATGGTTTCAATGCCTCCGGCAAGGATAAAGTTCTGCAGATCCGGGGAAAGGCCTTTGCTCGTCTTCAGTTTGAGTCGCTCGTCTTCGCTCATCATCAGGAAGCCTGTATGAAAGTCTGTGATGAGAAGGACTTTTTCGATCAGGTCCTCCATCACCAGGTCCATATTTTCTGATGAGATAAAGGCGCTTGAAAGGGTATTGATGATGATCAGTTCCTTGTTTCTTTTCAGGAGCTCTTTTTCGAGTCTGATGAAGTTCGTGATGTCCTTGATTACAATCCTGATAAGATAGGTTATGCCGGAATGCCTGAACGGGAGGATCAGCACCTCAAAATGCCTGTTATGAAAGACGATCCTCTCAAAATCCTCCGAGCCTGAGGAGAAGGACTGGGAGATTTTAACGGAAAGCCCGTCAAGCAGGGTTATTTCATTAAAGTTCTTGTCGATCACCGCATCTCTATCCATCCCAATGAGCGTAAAAAAACTCAGGTTGGCATCAAGGACGGTGCCGTCGGACCTCAGGATAATAAAAGGGTCGGGTATGAGATCCAGAGAGATGAACTCTGCCTGGTCCTTGTGAGCGTTTTTATCAGTGGAGACAATCTTCATGCCTTATTTGCTTCTTTACATTCGTTATGGTTTTCACCTGTTATTATTCTATTTTATTTCCAATAGCGCAATAGTATTTTATCGGGACAGCCATTCCGCGTTTATGAAGCTATTTCTATATAAACCATCTTTCAATCCGTATGGTTAGGGTGAAAGAGTAAAGGCGTTGCATTTTTGTACGTGCCATTGCTATAATCCAGATACGTAATTTTTTCAGTCTGGCGAAGTAAATTAAGAAGAGTGGGCTTTCCCGCTCTTTTGTTTTCTATGGAAGAAATACAGGAAAAGATAGCGGCGTTGGCAGAATCCATTGCGGAGCAGCATGGGATTCGGGTCTATGACGTGGAGATCGTGGGCAATGCGAGGAATCCTTTTGTGAGGGTTTACCTTGACAAGGAAGAAGGGGTTTCTCTCGATGAGTGCGCGAAATTCAGCAGGTCGCTTTCTGCGCTGATCGACGTAGAGGATCCGATACCGACGGCCTTTGTGCTGGAGGTTTCCTCCCCGGGGCTCGACCGGCAGTTGAAGAAGCTGAGACATTATGAACAGTCAAAGGGTAAGCTGGCTAAGGTGGTACTGAAGAAAAAGTCTGCAGATGGACAGAATGTGCTCATCGGCAGGATTATGGATGTTCAGGGCGACATGATAACCCTGATAACCGGGGACGAGCAGAAGCTGTTC
This window of the Nitrospirota bacterium genome carries:
- a CDS encoding antitoxin, translating into MKTKLSKEEQEILDSFEKGEWIPVKNLSKRKAELMKFAKNTLKKDKRLNIRISERDLNELQRKAVAEGLPYQTYVSSIIHKFLSGKLIEAKNC
- a CDS encoding diguanylate cyclase, whose translation is MKIVSTDKNAHKDQAEFISLDLIPDPFIILRSDGTVLDANLSFFTLIGMDRDAVIDKNFNEITLLDGLSVKISQSFSSGSEDFERIVFHNRHFEVLILPFRHSGITYLIRIVIKDITNFIRLEKELLKRNKELIIINTLSSAFISSENMDLVMEDLIEKVLLITDFHTGFLMMSEDERLKLKTSKGLSPDLQNFILAGGIETICHDALRIQEPMYIVERTAISRVPVLREEGFVFIVAIPLLSSQKAIGLLFLASRVNREMDFDFAALLSLVGNHVSHIIDKIKLFQETKRLSITDGLTGLFNSRYFYRYLDLEISRTKRYGSSFSLMLFDIDNFKRLNDTYGHQAGDEVLQELARIFKSVSRETDVVVRYGGEEFVIILPNTAEDEAITLAGRILQSVRETEIKINATETVNITVSGGVASFPQNASTAKDLLNAADSAMYAAKTAGRNTIVCYQGNVREKSI
- a CDS encoding 2-oxoglutarate oxidoreductase — encoded protein: MKKVFERPRSLKPDAFRYCPGCGHSLVHRLIAECIDALGIREKVIGIAPVGCAVFAYDYFNFDILEAAHGRPPAAATALKRIMPDRIIFAYQGDGDLAAIGTAEIIHAANRGENFSVFFINNATYGMTGGQMAPTTITGQRTTTTPTGRDLKSTGYPLKVSELLSTLEGVAYIQRVAVDSYKNLVTARKAIEKAFRYQIEGKGFSLIEILSPCPTDWGMSPRAAAEWVRTTLSQTYPLGLVKDKYPGSN
- a CDS encoding class I SAM-dependent methyltransferase produces the protein MSLPVAPFGPPESDSLLRDNLSLFTGGLKDLPLLDLACGDGHNGLVLALRDFSVVLADRSDEALKQAAETAASLGVPVTLRHIDLERENSDPFENDIFSAVLVFRYLHRPLIPFIRKAIRKGGLLMYETFTLEQAQFGKPKNPDHLLQPGELRSWFQDWEIIHSFEGIKKNPKKAVAQLICRKP
- a CDS encoding N-acetyltransferase is translated as MPTRKKRLLFRQTEGLSERGWTALKIRKAHISDIRDIQKLVNEFARKEQMIPRSLNELYENLRDFVIAEDKKVIVGVSALHVLWDDLAEVRSLAVKKEFHKKGIGRKMVEHCLIEAKELGVKRVFVLTYQPEFFKKLGFKDTDKAELPQKIWGDCIRCPKFPECDEHALIRNV
- a CDS encoding glycogen/starch/alpha-glucan phosphorylase — translated: MKKEGHISEKTTTDVAVCGSLKDDIQRHIVSILGNDYRTPRKDTFYNGLAYCVRDRLIERWLNSQRSYYKSGAKRVYYLSMEFLPGRFLKNYILNLSLEKECREALEGTDFSLADLETEENDPGLGNGGLGRLASCFLDSLASLNIPSYGYGIRYDYGIFFQKIVNGWQVELCDNWFRKGNPWEIDRRGFLYTVKFYGRSDRYLDEAGNMRCQWADADTVDAMACDILIPGYGTDIVNNMRLWAAISSFEFNMEFYNHGDYMKAMEVKMLRENITKVLYPSDEMEQGRMLRLKQQYFFVAATFQDIFRRFRKRETPFSKLPEMIAVQLNDTHPAISIAELMRLLLDEERLCWEEAWDICVRTFAYTNHTVLPEALEKWPVEMIGKLLPRHLEIIYEINHRFLQEVEQRYPSDLDRLARMSLIEEGPQKKVRMAHLAIVGSHSVNGVAELHTRILKTSLFRDFDEFFPGRIRNVTNGITQRRWLLQANPGLSALITSQIGNGWITDLYDLKKLIPLAEDPLFRAAWREVKRSNKALLGQYILRKTGIVVDEESLYDMQIKRIHEYKRQLLNILHVITLYNRLKHDPQTDMVPRTVIFSGKAAPGYFFAKLIIKLVNDIARTVNSDAEVSRKLKVVFLPNYCISQAEKVIPAADLSEQISTAGMEASGTSNMKLALNGALTIGTLDGANIEIMEEVGQENMFIFGMKIDEVSSMRVNGYNPWDYYHNDADLRKALDMIGWGFFSSEKKDLYMPIFNALLHGGDRYLILADYRSYVQAQDAAGAAYRNAEDWSRRSILNTANMGKFSSDRAVMEYADNIWGLNKR
- a CDS encoding GNAT family N-acetyltransferase translates to MSIQGNDASLQEMRKDYPDKFVPEVRIFSHIHPGDRIFIGTGCGEPQYLVQAMIRHIQSHPKAFVDTELLQIWNLGVNSYAEKQYRDNFRFNSFFIGSTARDAVNTGLADYTPIFLSAVPGLFKEKRVPIDIALIQTSLPDAHGYVSLGISVDIVKSAVDNAEVVIAQVNAEMPRVHGDTFVHIRDIDFLVPHDEPLLEFGAVVSDEIVGRIGKFVAQIIQDGDTIQVGYGSIPNAILEHLRHKKHLGVHTELFTDGIMELMKSGVIDNSLKELNRDKTIAAFCMGKRETYEFIHDNPSIEFRPVSYTNNPLTIARNRRVTAINSALEIDLTGQATAESLGKYFFSGIGGQADFMRGAILSEGGKTILAIQSTAEHDAISRIVPFLTEGAGVTLTRGDLHYVVTEYGIAYLHGKNIRERAMDLIAIAHPKFRSWLIDEAKKLHLIYEDQAFIPGEAGVYPAEFEAHRTTKAGLVLLMRPVRMTDEQLLKDFFYDLSSDCMYHRFISTRNSMPHEQLQKFVVIDYTREMVILAIRESEGRESIVGMAQYYIDEKTHTAEVAFVVRDDHQSKGIGSELLGYITLLAKRNGLHGFTAEVLMDNRPMLQLFQKMGFIVEQRAEAGVYELKMSFREG
- a CDS encoding BrnT family toxin — protein: MKLINWNTEKSLNLKASRGICFEDIVFYIENGDILDDYQHPNQNKYPEQRIMVIGINNYAYLVPYVEDVEELFLKTIIPSRKATESYFGGKK
- a CDS encoding ribosome maturation factor RimP, encoding MEEIQEKIAALAESIAEQHGIRVYDVEIVGNARNPFVRVYLDKEEGVSLDECAKFSRSLSALIDVEDPIPTAFVLEVSSPGLDRQLKKLRHYEQSKGKLAKVVLKKKSADGQNVLIGRIMDVQGDMITLITGDEQKLFLPFDAISRARLEIELK
- a CDS encoding 2-oxoacid:acceptor oxidoreductase family protein; the protein is MEKKIIIAGSGGQGILFLGRMLMSAAMLEGRDVTWFPSYGAEMRGGTANCTVIIADEMIGSPVVTTPDILIVMNRASLERFLPGLRKDGLLFYDSSLIPGKIARKDVIAVAVPSTRIAGDQDNQKSANMVMLGAFIAKTALLRQKTIFSIFEDNADPKKAAAFSANRGLVRKGMDCIENT